Part of the Canis lupus baileyi chromosome 22, mCanLup2.hap1, whole genome shotgun sequence genome, aaataaatctttttttaaaaagtggaaagaaaaaatattaaaaaaaaaaaaccaaaacccttcAATGGCTCTTTGGCCCCCACAAGAAAGCATTCCAATGACTTTGCATGATCTGAACCCTACACATCTTGTCAACACCTCTTATGTTACAGCCATATAAAATCACCTGCACTCTTCCAAATTTGCCATGATTTTTATCACTTCCTTGCCTGATTATCCTGCCTTATAAGTTGGAAACCGTACAAAGACAAAGTTTCAAGCAAATATTTAAGAGCCTGTCTTGGGCCCTTGTCTTCCTGAGCATTCTCCGACCTTTGTGCACAGAAACTCAGTGGTAAAGACCTATCAGAATCTTGGAGATTTTGTATTGTTTACTTAACATAATTGCTTTGTTAATCAAAGAATTAATACCCTTTTAATCAAAGAATTCTCTGCAAGCCACTTTGAACCAAATTGATCAAAATAAGTATCAATTCTATGTTCTCTTCTATACATTTTCATTCAAAATCTCACCTTTGGGCAGCCCCTgcggtgcagtggtttagcgtcgcctgcagcccagggtgtgatcctggaaacctgggatcgagtcccacatcaggctccttgcatggggcctgcttctccctgtgtctctgcctgtgtctctgcctctctctctatctctctgtcactcatgaataaataaataaaatctttaaaaaacaaaacaaaacaaaatctcaccTTTATCCAAAGTAAAACATCCCCCCATCTGTACTCAGTGGGAAAGGAGATATTTACTTTAATGTGCTCTTAgggatttcatctttttcttatcCTATTAAAGTTTACCTCCTAGGACCTCAGAATTTTAGGACCCAGCCCCTAAAATtttccagaggaggaaaccaaggctctaTTGGTTCAGGATCATGGCACTGGGAAGGTGGTTATTGGTGAAACATAGTAGCTGCCGACTATGATTCAGCTCTTTCCATCTTGCCATGAAAGCACAGACCATCTCTCTAACTcacaaggaaggctccctgtgcCTACCAGGAGAAGAGAGCAAAGTAGCCCCCAAATAGCCAGTTAAGCTAATCCTCTTACATCACTCCCCTTAAGGCAAAATGACAACATAAGGGCTTTAGGAAGAAGGAAATTAGAAGAATTATGTCCAAGGCTCTGTTTGCCCTGGGAATAAATCagccctcttccctcttctccgaCTCTGTGCACCACCCTTGGGACCAATGAGAGCCACTCACCCTCTGTGTGACAGGCTTGCCATCCTGGATCTGCACGGCCAGGCCCAGGTCAGACAGCCTGCAGTTGCCGAGGTCATCCAGAAGCACATTCTCAGGCTTCATGTCCCGGTAGACAATGCCGAGAGAGTGTAGGTGCAACAGTCCGCAGGTCATCTGGGCAGAGTAGAAGACCACCCTGCTCATGTCCAGGCCCCGTGTGCCTACACTGTAGATGTGGAACTTGAGGTCTCCGCCATTCATCAGGCTCATGACCAGACAGAGATGGGACTTGCTCTCAAAGGCATAGGCCAGAGAGACGATGAAAGGGCTGCTGACCCTTTCCaagatttccttttctgaaagagccattttctcaccatttttcttcttcagccGCTTCTTGTCCAGTTTCTTACAGGCATACATCTTACCAGTGTTTCTCACTTGGACAGCACATACcttaaggagagaaagaaagggagatgaTGAGGTAGCAGTAGAAAGCACTGGAAGGAAATGGGGCAAGGTTGATTCGGGGTGTGGAAGGGCAGAAATCAGGAGAGGTGCAGAGATGGCAGgctttggagaaaagagaagccaTAAGTAAGAGGGGTTCTTCAGGAAAGAGCTGGGACCCCAGTGAGGTACCACTGCCCCTCCCACGAGGTGAGCCATAATGAAAAGTAACAGGGAATAGCAAGTGTCAGcaagaatggagaaaaactggaagcctcatgcattgctggtgggaaccTAAAATGTAGAAGATTTTGGTGGTTCCTCTAAAAGCTAAACATAGAACTGCCACACaccccagcaattctacttctgggcatATAGACAAGAGCAGTGAAAACAGGTATTCAAGTACATGTACATGAAAGTTCACAGCAGCACTGCTCACGatagtcaaaaggtggaaacgacccaggtgtccatcaacagatgaatggataagtgaaATGTAGCATACCCACACAATAgaatattcagctataaaaaaggaatgaagtactgataaatCCATAACGTGAATGAACCTCCAGAACACTacgctcagtgaaagaagccacatacaaaaggtcacatattgcaTGACTCCAGTGGCACAAAACATCAGAGTAGGCAAAACCATGGAGACACAAAATAGATCAATGGTTGTCAGGGGTCggggggaggggaatgggggGGTACCTGCTAATGGGGGGTGAAGCAAATGTCTTGGGGCTACACAgaggtgatggttacacaacatttttacaaatgtcctaaatgccactgaattgtatgctttaaaaatggttagtggttaattttatgtcatgtgaaCTTTACCTCAGAAAAATTTTTGAgcgctcacttcggcagcacatctactaaaaaatgtttttctacttaaaaaaaagaaagagccgATCACAGCAGTGTGTATAAAACTGATTCTAGACTTTACTTCAAGATAAGTGTTTTCTCAGATTTCTGAAGTTTTTCTCAAATTACATCCATTGCCACAATTAAGGAGAAAGGGAGAGCTCCCGCTGTCGTGTATTGTGATCATTCTCCAAAGCGTCCGGGGCACGTCAGAGTTCTTCTGGCGTGGACCCCATGATAAAGATTCTTGGCCAactccacattttgtttgtctttcCTATGCCACTCTCATTTTATTTCACGTGgcgaccagaaaaaaaaagatgtgagagcGAGCTAGGAATTCTCCACAGGCGGCACTGAAATTCATTCTAGTGAGttctcttaagaatttttttttttaaggcaaaacaaACTCCTTTTATGCTGTGTACTTCACCTTCCACTGTGGCCATTCTGAGACACTTACCTCCCCAAAACCACCTTTCCCCAGGACGCGGAATTCAGTGAAGTACTTTTCTGACACCGGTTGCATCTCAAAGACTTTCCACTGTAGAAACTTGTCATAGAAAGGGCTGGCCAGGAAATCCTGGAAGGGCTGGTCCTGCAAgaaggtcatgacctcagcctTGGCCTGTGCTACCAGGACTCTCTGCTCTTCCTCGGTGGTAGTTGCTTGGCACTTGGTGGCCAGAGCCGGGCTAAGGAAGGGGTGCGGGTGCCCTGGAGCAGGGGCAGCCACACAAGTGGCCACCAGCCCCTGCAGCATGCTGCCCTTGACGGGGCCCTCCTCAGCCAGCTCCCAGCTCTGCACCTCCTCTAGGAAGGCCACGGCCCCTTGGTACGGGGGCACTGTGGCCAGGAAGTCCCGAAAGAGGCGGCGGCCGATGGGCTGCTGCTCGCACAGGTTGTTGAAGTCCTGGGGCAGGGACTGGCGGAGCTGGGTACAGCACTGTGGCCCGGGCAGTGCCAGGCTCCGGCGCCGCCGCTGCAGCTCCCTGCTGTCTCCATCCGAGGTCTTCCGGGCCTGTAGGTAGGCCGTGTTGGCGATCAGGTTGTCCAGACCCCCCATGTCGACCATGGCTGGACACAGGGTATGCtcccaggaaaagaaaaggaaggagggaaggctgTGGTGGAGACTTGGTCGGGTCTGGGGTCCACTGGCTGGTTTCCCTTGCAGGTTCAGTAGCTTCCAGAGGATTTACAGCAAGTCTCCTAGTCTGCGGGTGGGACTGGTGGAGGGTACAGAAAGACGTTTCTCTCGTAAGAAGCTTTGCTGGCTATGTATAGCTGGCCAGGGAAGGGCACACCGCAGGTCATGCTCCCATCCACCAGGAGGAAAGCAGCCTGAGATACCTGCGGGGGCTACTTGTTCTTCATGGGGGCCTTTTCCACACACACTGGCTCCCTGAATACACAGCTACCACTTTCCAAAGGAAAGGAGTCATGATAAGGTGGCATACTATTTGTTGCTCACAGCATTATTGTATTAAACTGTTTCTAATTTTACATGACTCCTACCAGGCTCAAGCTATGTAAACTCCTAGGAATGCCAGGTCAGGAAGAGGAACTGTGAGAGGTAGGAGAGGTTTTCTTCTAGCAGCCCGACTCAGAGCAGGTTTCAGAAGGGGATGCTCTGAACTTTGAGTCCTGAGACATGTTCCCAGAGGCCCTCGGGGACTCACGTTGTGGCCTTCAGAGTGGGCTGTGGCTTTCTCACAGCCAGTTGCACGCTGAACAGCCTGTAGAGACTGTCCAGTTATGGCTTTCCTAGTTCCCAGGAGTCTGAGAACTAAAGTACTAGGCTAAGAAAAGGAGGGGCGGGGGTCATCTTGACCCAAAACATCCCATGAAGTgacataagcagaaaaaaaacacCACTTCTCCACATGTGGTTGCAACTGTCCTGAGGACACAATCTATTGAGTGGCATCTGAATGTGAAGGAGCCTTCTTCCGCGTTGAGCCCCAGAGCAGTGCAGTTTCAGGCGCGGCCCCTCGACATCTTTGCCAATACTCCCTCACGAAGCCAGGAAGCTTCCCTCCACGGAGATCACTCAGAGCCGCCCCAGACCACGACCTCACAGAGAACAGAAATTGGTTTAGACAGAGATCAGGCTAAGAACCTCTGCTCCAAAAATAACACTTGTGTCCTACAGGGAAAGAGTACTCAGGCTTTTTCTTCACAAAGCAAGGCTAAGGCAGCTTAAAAACAAAGTCATTCAGTATTATGCCAGAgtgtttaaggggaaaaaagagagagaaaggaggaggggaaaaaaagctggTCAGTCTTTTTCCAAACAAACAACTTCTAGCACACACTCTGTCAAAACATCGTCATAACCACCTCGGTGTGCCTGTCAGAGCCTGCCCACCGTTCCCCAGAGCAGCTACACGCTTGGCCTCATGCTACCAAGAATTATGTAATGAACTCGTGGGTGCCCTTTGGCTTTGCACTGCTGCGCTGTAAACCATCACCCGTATGGTAGAGATGGGTGATCCACTCCGGTGACTATGGCTCAGAACCCCACCATCCGCTTTGAACCCCACACAAGAAACGTTggtacttttttgttgttgctgttgtgcTTGATATGTCATCCTGTCATTTCTGAGTAGTGAAAAATCAGTCTGAGAATCTCTCTTCAGGAAGAAGTGCCTTTTCCTGTGGTTCTTATGAATACAATGGCAATCTAAGGGGGAGAACTTTGAGAAAATGGGAGAATTGTCATCATGTGGATATTTAATCTTACCACTGAGAAAAAGAATGCTTTCCACTGATGAAATATACATGCTGTGAGCTGCTTGATTCCACCTGGACTGATACTTTCCTTTATCTCTGATAACCACCTCACCCAGCACTGTCCACTAGAAACATGCGAAGCCACgcataaaatttaagattttctagtagccacaataaaaaaggtaatgaaaaagaaaaaaacaagtaaaattaagtttaatattttatttagcccaGTGTatgcaaaatattatcatttcaacattgTAATTGATATAAAAGTTgctaatgagatattttacatcttttttttacgTCCTGAGGTTGAAAATATGTTTGTATTTGACACTTAGCACACAACTCAATTCAAACTATCTACATTTCAAATACTCAGTAGACAGTGACTACCTTATTGAGCAGCACAAAATTAACCCTTCTTTACCTAGTTTGTCACTAAGTGGCATTGTTCttaggtttgtttgtttcctaatcAGTAATCCCATAGATCAtctatgtaaaacaaaacaaaacaaaacaaaaaacacacacaaacacctcACTCTCTTATTCACTAAAAATTATCTGACTGATGAGAGCAGAATTTTTATAATATCTGAACACCAAGTTATAGAAGTTATAAAATGACTACGTGTGGCCTACTGGCAATTAAAAACAGAGTAtcattgtttttaagttttagccacctgaaaaaaaaaaaaaaaaaagaggtctgtTTCAAATGGAACACTTTGTGTGATTACTAACAATTAGGGTCCAGGGCTTTTCACAACTTGATGAAACAGTAACTGTAGGTCCAATTATAAAGAACAGCACTGTATCCTTAACTTTAGAAGCAGAGTCAAGTGCTAGGCACATTCAGGATACCCTGTGCCAACGGGGAAAAGTACCAGAAAACTTGGATTTAGATGTGACCCAACAGTTATAAGCACTAACTATAGCACTGCTTGGGAGAGCGGAATCTCAGTACTAGGGAgtcctagctgtgtgatcttcagcaagttacttaacatctctgagcaTCAGTCTCATCTGAAAGCAGAAATAATCAGTGTTGGTTCTTGGGTTGGTTCTTTAGAAATTTAAATCCCAAATAGTTCCTGGCACAATGAACTGATCAAAAAGTCCTAGCTTTTAAATGATGACTATCAATCATCAAAACTTAATCTAAAATTATGCTTTTCTGATATGCAAAGTAAAGGCAGGAGAAACCTAAGCAATACAGAAGAAGGTGGGTATCTGTGTACAATGCTCACCTTGCATAGAGCAGCCAACTCAGGGCTTCATGTGACCTTGGAAAGCTGTGGGGTCTGGTGCAGCTAGAAGACAGAGACCAGATTCGTTAGGTGACATGCATAACTTCTAACAATAAACTATTTCAATTAAATGATTTACtacattcagccataaaaacagaGAATTAAATTCTGTCATGTGAAAAGAGGAGATATTtcactttgaaagaaaaataaacttttatgatggggaaaacaaggaaattttttactcttttatgaCTAGTTTTGtaacctaaaggaaaaaaaagctccTTACCCACCTCTTCCATCTCATTTTGCATCACGTGGTTTAATGTATTATTTCTGATATGTAtgttcttgaattttaaaatgctctgaTGTCATACGACATTTGAAActcaaagaacataaaaaaattagGTTAAATTAGTAATGTGGTAagcttggtttgtttctctttctaagaattttttaatattgaaaataccTCCTAggataaagaaaatagtaaagCATGGTTTCTGGTAAGAACATGACTCTCTTTTATAATCCACAGTTCTCTGCATGGCCCAATAGCACATGTATTTGAGGATGAAGAATCATGAAATAATACAACTTGATATGATGTGATCTCAGAAACAAGATAATTTGTACATTGAATGTAAGTTCTGAAGCAGACTaataggttaacattaggatacCCAAAGAAGCCAGATTATTCTTCAACTTCTGACTTAAATCTTTCCATAGTAAagattcacttttttcttttagtagaaGCCCTctacaggaaagaaaagcaaaagggtCTTTATCCTTCCAACAGCAGTTGACCACActttatattttagtaatttgaagAAGTCAGGGATACCTTATTGGTTAAAATTTGTTGAATACTAAACAGAGAACAGAGGGAGCAAGATAAATTATAGACTACCATTTTAATGTGGTCACAGAACTTTCTCACAAAGAATTACTTTTCAAGCACTTTGTCTTTTCTGTTGAAATACTGAATAGTAAGACCAATGGGTGGTCCTGCTGGATTTTCTTCAACAGAGTTCTAGAGACAACTGAGGTTTTCTTAGCAAAATTAGAAAGGAATGATATACAAAGTATTTTCAGAAGACTAAGTATAAAAATCATACAGGAGTTGAAAATCACCATTTTATTACACCATTTTAAGAGATCTTTTTGTTATGGAAAATCTCAAACATACATAAAAGTACAGAGAATAGCAAAATGAACTTTCTCATAGTCATCAGCCAACTTTATTTTTGGCATTATTAGCATTTTGccaattttctttcactttcatctaacaagttcttgttttgtttgttcttttctttctctttcttcctttattgagagagaaagagagcatgagggtgggggtggggggcatagggagagagagagagagagaatcttaagccgcCTATTCAATGCCAAAGACCAGGGAAGTGCTGTGAATAAGGGGGAAGATATGTAGTGCCAGATGAGGCTACAGGGACAGCTTGGAGTCAAACCATCCTCTTAAGGATTTGGTCTCTGTCCTAAGAACAATGGGAGACCATCAGAGTGTTAAGCCATATAACATGGTTATATTTGTGTTTTCAGAAAGATCCCACTGGCTACTCTGTGGTGAAGAGACTGGGAATGCGCAGCCTGGAGGAGGTAACTGAGGCTGCCCAAGGAGCAATATGGTGGTATAGCGATGGAACAAAGCAGGAAGAGTCTCAACCTATTCAGAAGGCAAAATGGATGGGAGACAGTGAGATGCAaggtgaggaagaggagaaggaaggggtg contains:
- the GRK7 gene encoding rhodopsin kinase GRK7 isoform X1, coding for MVDMGGLDNLIANTAYLQARKTSDGDSRELQRRRRSLALPGPQCCTQLRQSLPQDFNNLCEQQPIGRRLFRDFLATVPPYQGAVAFLEEVQSWELAEEGPVKGSMLQGLVATCVAAPAPGHPHPFLSPALATKCQATTTEEEQRVLVAQAKAEVMTFLQDQPFQDFLASPFYDKFLQWKVFEMQPVSEKYFTEFRVLGKGGFGEVCAVQVRNTGKMYACKKLDKKRLKKKNGEKMALSEKEILERVSSPFIVSLAYAFESKSHLCLVMSLMNGGDLKFHIYSVGTRGLDMSRVVFYSAQMTCGLLHLHSLGIVYRDMKPENVLLDDLGNCRLSDLGLAVQIQDGKPVTQRAGTNGYMAPEILMEKVSYSYPVDWFAMGCSIYEMVAGRTPFKDYKEKVSKEDLKQRTLKEDVQFQHDNFTEEAKDICRLFLAKKPEQRLGSREKSDDPRQHPFFKTINFARLEAGLVEPPFVPDPSVVYAKDIAEIEDFSEVRGIEFDDKDKVFFQRFATGAVPIAWQEEIIETGLFEELNDPNRPAGCGDGNSSKSGVCLLL
- the GRK7 gene encoding rhodopsin kinase GRK7 isoform X2; its protein translation is MVDMGGLDNLIANTAYLQARKTSDGDSRELQRRRRSLALPGPQCCTQLRQSLPQDFNNLCEQQPIGRRLFRDFLATVPPYQGAVAFLEEVQSWELAEEGPVKGSMLQGLVATCVAAPAPGHPHPFLSPALATKCQATTTEEEQRVLVAQAKAEVMTFLQDQPFQDFLASPFYDKFLQWKVFEMQPVSEKYFTEFRVLGKGGFGEVCAVQVRNTGKMYACKKLDKKRLKKKNGEKMALSEKEILERVSSPFIVSLAYAFESKSHLCLVMSLMNGGDLKFHIYSVGTRGLDMSRVVFYSAQMTCGLLHLHSLGIVYRDMKPENVLLDDLGNCRLSDLGLAVQIQDGKPVTQRAGTNGYMAPEILMEKVSYSYPVDWFAMGCSIYEMVAGRTPFKDYKEKVSKEDLKQRTLKEDVQFQHDNFTEEAKDICRLFLAKKPEQRLGSREKSDDPRQHPFFKTINFARLEAGLVEPPFVPDPSVVYAKDIAEIEDFSEVRGIEFDDKDKVFFQRFATDGQQESQLT